One Prunus dulcis chromosome 7, ALMONDv2, whole genome shotgun sequence DNA segment encodes these proteins:
- the LOC117634093 gene encoding protein NUCLEAR FUSION DEFECTIVE 4-like, with translation MVTVKAGTRPPWVGLGAAVWVQIAAGNAYTFPLYSHSLKSVLGFNQRQLTMLGVANDIGENVGLIPGIASNKLPPWVILLIGALACFSGYGVLWLVVSRTLHPLPYWLLWIALCVATNSNAWFTTAVLVTNMRNFPLSRGMVAGILKGYGGLSAAVFTEIYSVLLRNSSSNLLLFLVLGIPILCFIMMYFVRPCTPASSQDPAERGHFLFIQVASVVLGLYVLTTTVLDDVLTLSATVTNTFVVIMVLLLMAPLAIPVKMTLYPTRASKSGTLGQTVGSSDSLNHAEGLDNGEGNADKTEPLLKPSPSTTSLASEGDDSSDVAMLLAEGEGAVKRKRRPKRGEDFKFSEAVVKADFWLLFVVYFVGVGSGVTVLNNLAQIGIAQGFRDTTILLSLFSFGNFVGRLGGGVVSEHFVRSKTIPRTVWMTCTQIIMIGTYLLFASAISGTLYAATALLGICYGVQFSIMIPTVSELFGLRHFGIFYNFMSLGNPLGAFLFSGLLAGYVYDNEAAKQHGSSNIYGTNVSCLGPNCFRLTFLVLAAVCGVGTILSIVLSIRIKPVYQMLYAGGSFRVPQSTNH, from the exons ATGGTGACCGTTAAAGCAGGGACCAGACCGCCATGGGTGGGATTGGGAGCAGCAGTTTGGGTCCAAATAGCAGCAGGCAATGCCTACACTTTTCCACTTTACTCTCACTCGCTGAAATCGGTTCTGGGTTTCAACCAGCGACAGCTGACCATGCTTGGTGTGGCCAATGACATAGGTGAAAATGTTGGTCTCATTCCAGGTATTGCATCCAACAAGCTCCCGCCTTGGGTCATTCTTCTGATTGGCGCTCTCGCTTGCTTCTCTGGTTATGGTGTCCTCTGGCTTGTTGTCAGCCGCACACTTCACCCTCTGCCCTACTGGTTg TTATGGATTGCCCTTTGTGTTGCCACTAATAGTAATGCTTGGTTTACCACGGCTGTGCTTGTAACCAATATGAGAAACTTCCCTCTTAGTCGTGGCATGGTTGCTGGTATTCTAAAAGGTTATGGGGGTCTCAGCGCAGCTGTATTTACAGAAATTTACAGCGTTCTGCTTCGTAATTCATCTTCTAATCTTCTACTCTTCCTTGTACTTGGGATTCCAATTCTATGTTTCATCATGATGTATTTCGTTAGGCCTTGTACTCCAGCTTCTAGTCAAGACCCTGCAGAGCGTGGCCACTTTCTTTTCATCCAAGTTGCAAGCGTTGTGCTTGGGTTATATGTTCTCACAACTACGGTATTGGATGATGTCCTTACCTTAAGTGCTACAGTTACCAACACTTTTGTTGTCATAATGGTTCTGCTTCTCATGGCCCCACTTGCAATTCCTGTAAAAATGACATTGTATCCCACCAGAGCCAGCAAATCAGGGACGCTTGGTCAAACAGTTGGGTCTTCTGATAGTTTGAACCATGCGGAAGGCTTGGATAATGGAGAAGGCAATGCAGACAAAACAGAACCACTGCTGAAACCATCTCCATCAACAACAAGCCTGGCAAGTGAAGGTGATGATTCATCTGATGTAGCTATGCTTCTTGCAGAGGGTGAGGGGGcagtgaagagaaagagaaggccCAAAAGAGGGGAGGATTTCAAGTTTAGTGAAGCTGTGGTCAAGGCTGACTTCTGGCTCCTATTCGTGGTTTATTTTGTAGGGGTTGGTTCTGGGGTAACTGTTCTCAATAATCTAGCCCAAATAGGGATTGCACAAGGATTTCGTGATACCACAATCTTGCTGTCTCTCTTCAGCTTTGGCAATTTTGTGGGACGTCTTGGTGGAGGAGTTGTTTCTGAACATTTTGTCAG GTCAAAAACAATCCCTCGGACAGTTTGGATGACATGCACTCAAATTATAATGATTGGTACATATCTGCTGTTTGCTTCTGCCATCAGTGGAACCCTTTATGCTGCAACTGCATTACTTGGAATCTGCTATGGAGTCCAATTTTCTATCATGATCCCAACAGTCTCGGAACTCTTTGGATTGAGGCATTTTGGCATATTCTACAATTTCATGTCATTAGGGAATCCTCTAGGcgcatttcttttttcaggtCTCCTAGCAGGGTACGTATATGATAATGAAGCAGCGAAGCAGCATGGGAGTAGTAATATCTATGGGACAAATGTCTCCTGCTTGGGTCCAAATTGCTTTAGGCTGACCTTCCTTGTTCTGGCAGCTGTCTGTGGCGTGGGTACCATCTTGAGCATTGTTCTGTCTATAAGGATAAAGCCTGTTTACCAAATGCTTTATGCTGGGGGTTCCTTCAGGGTACCGCAAAGTACAAACCATTAA
- the LOC117634094 gene encoding uncharacterized protein LOC117634094, producing MMDWFSWLSKTGLDPSLIYEYGLAFSRNELQFEDVSYFDHEFLQSMGISVAKHRLEILKLAKKERSGLGGHPRSLSTLSWALIRTKKCFSKYFNKWVFHEDLSLKDAGEGAARYQDHWRGALLRKHKATVNGEVKEENPVMFKTRSMALSGPLDGRVQERLMANNNNNNNNNNRSLKLSGPLDGKVHERLMYTHRSPRLRGPSDVNGRAPERLLVETTRSPKLSGPLEGRTHERLMVSNKSPRLSGPLDGRLVVSPNFCTPYEKERVDDVDYDDHSLWTALFQDMKPT from the coding sequence ATGATGGACTGGTTCTCATGGCTGTCAAAAACAGGTCTTGATCCATCGCTTATCTACGAGTATGGCCTCGCCTTCTCTCGCAACGAGCTGCAATTCGAGGACGTGAGTTACTTCGACCATGAGTTTCTGCAGAGCATGGGGATTTCTGTGGCCAAACACAGGCTAGAAATACTCAAGCTTGCCAAGAAGGAGAGGAGTGGATTAGGAGGCCACCCAAGGTCGCTTTCAACGCTAAGCTGGGCGCTTATCAGAACCAAGAAGTGCTTCAGCAAGTACTTTAACAAGTGGGTTTTTCACGAGGACCTGTCTCTTAAGGATGCGGGTGAGGGGGCAGCTAGGTATCAAGACCATTGGAGAGGAGCTTTGTTGAGGAAACACAAGGCCACTGTCAATGGGGAGGTGAAGGAAGAGAACCCGGTAATGTTCAAAACTAGAAGCATGGCGCTTTCTGGACCTTTGGATGGGAGAGTCCAAGAGAGATTGATGgccaataataataataataataataataataataggaGCTTGAAGCTATCTGGGCCGTTGGATGGGAAGGTTCATGAGAGGTTGATGTATACACATAGAAGCCCAAGACTTAGAGGTCCTTCGGATGTGAATGGAAGGGCACCAGAGAGGCTGTTGGTTGAAACTACTAGGAGCCCCAAGTTGTCTGGGCCTTTGGAGGGAAGAACacatgagaggctcatggtCTCAAACAAAAGTCCAAGGCTGTCTGGTCCTCTGGATGGAAGACTTGTTGTgagcccaaatttttgcacTCCATATGAGAAGGAAAGGGTTGACGATGTTGATTACGATGATCATTCACTTTGGACTGCACTGTTTCAGGATATGAAACCCACTTGA
- the LOC117635118 gene encoding diacylglycerol kinase 1-like yields MGSLGFSNHVQNTLAISHHDQINLSLVWHIVSSGCGVQAFMLKRADEEPLGHAAATITDVVENAETNHVISDVQKRALLQEMKYSLGCLDTLFGNATQALCVEG; encoded by the exons ATGGGGAGCCTTGGTTTCAGCAACCATGTACAAAAT ACATTGGCTATATCCCATCATGACCAG ATAAATCTTTCTCTAGTTTGGCATATTGTCTCATCTGGTTGTGGTGTGCAAGCCTTCATGTTGAAGAGGGCTGATGAGGAGCCACTTGGTCATGCAGCTGCCACTATCACTGATGTTGTTGAGAATGCCGAGACCAACCATGTAATAAGTGATGTGCAGAAGCGAGCTCTTCTTCAAGAAATG aaatattCTCTTGGGTGTCTTGACACTTTGTTTGGAAATGCGACTCAAGCCTTGTGTGTAGAAGGATGA
- the LOC117635966 gene encoding calcium uptake protein, mitochondrial-like has product MFSWGKSSRSIHRVVFDVHRLSSRPLFNKSQPSFVSSSPSSSSPSSSSSSSSSSLSSSVGRFGYDGGNYNGRSGSSEDTFNFFLRSVSSGVLILGTSIGFSYLDPNSFVSFADNCPKEATAWAIGDDQNKAQFSLFGDSYRRRVFFMYEKRIRDQSPPEKVFEYFASVKNPAGEAFMTPADLMRAVVPVFPPSESTRVREGSLRGEKVPGQLHCAPSKFFMLFDTDGDGLISFPEFIFFVTLLSIPEASFTVAFKMFDLDNSGDIDREEFNKVMSLMRSQSKQNKDGHRLKVSVEDGGLLEYFFGKDGKKSLKHETFVKFFRDLHDEMLRLEFSHYDYKEQGTISAKDFALSLVASADISDTNKLLDRVDELDNDPRLKDIKITYKEFKDFAELRKNLQSFSLAIFSYGEVNGVLTKKDLQRAASQVCGISVPNNVIDIIFHVFDANGDGDLSANEFVRVLQRRGGEVSETGFRGLLSCWLNCATKFGQQSCTFSF; this is encoded by the exons ATGTTTTCTTGGGGGAAATCCTCGCGGTCTATACACCGGGTTGTTTTTGATGTTCATCGCCTCAGCTCTCGCCCGTTGTTCAACAAATCACAACCTTCCTTTGTctcatcatcaccatcttcttcttctccttcttcttcttcctcttcttcttcctcttcactCAGCTCATCAGTAGGTAGGTTTGGCTATGATGGTGGCAACTACAACGGCAGATCAGGCTCCAGTGAAGATACTTTTAATTTCTTCCTGAGATCGGTTTCTTCAGGGGTTCTGATTCTTGGGACCAGTATAGGCTTTTCTTATCTGGATCCGAACTCCTTTGTGTCTTTTGCTGATAATTGTCCGAAAGAGGCAACGGCATGGGCAATCGGGGATGACCAAAATAAAGCTCAGTTTTCCCTCTTTGGAG ATTCATATAGGAGAAGAGTTTTCTTCATGTACGAAAAACGGATCAGAGATCAAAGTCCTCCTGAGAAG GTATTTGAGTACTTTGCATCGGTTAAAAACCCAGCAGGAGAGGCGTTTATGACTCCGGCAGACTTGATGAGAGCAGTTGTTCCTGTATTTCCTCCCTCCGAATCAACCCGTGTCAGAGAGGGCTCTTTGAGAGGGGAGAAGGTTCCTGGCCAGTTGCATTGTGCTCCTTCCAAATTCTTTATGCTTTTCGACACCGACGGTGACGGCCTCATTTCTTTTCCCGA gttcatcttcttcgtcaCCCTCCTCAGCATCCCCGAGGCAAGCTTTACGGTGGCATTTAAAATGTTTGATCTTGACAACAGCGG AGACATTGATAGGGAGGAGTTTAATAAAGTCATGTCTTTGATGAGATCtcaaagcaaacaaaacaaggatGGCCACAGGCTCAAAGTTTCTGTAGAAGACGGAGGCCTACTTGAGTACTTCTTTGGCAAAGATGGCAAAAAAAGTCTCAAACATGAAACATTTGTTAAGTTTTTCAGGGATTTACACGATGAA ATGTTGCGCTTGGAGTTTTCTCATTACGACTACAAAGAACAAGGAACCATATCAGCTAAAGATTTCGCATTGTCCTTGGTTGCGTCTGCTGATATCAGTGATACAAACAAGTTGCTTGATCGGGTTGATGAATTGGACAACGATCCACGTCTCAAAGACATAAAAATCACATATAAGGAATTTAAAGATTTCGCAGAGCTTCGAAAGAATTTGCAGTCCTTCTCTCTCGCCATTTTCAGTTACGGAGAAGTGAATGGGGTGTTGACAAAAAAAGATCTCCAGAGGGCCGCTTCCCAA GTATGCGGCATTTCTGTTCCTAACAATGTGATTGACATAATATTCCATGTGTTTGATGCAAATGGTGATGGTGATTTGAGTGCAAATGAGTTCGTAAGAGTTTTACAACGACGGGGAGGTGAAGTCTCAGAGACAGGCTTCAGGGGACTTCTATCTTGCTGGTTAAACTGTGCCACTAAATTTGGTCAGCAAAGCTGCACCTTTAGTTTCTAA
- the LOC117635967 gene encoding protein ANTAGONIST OF LIKE HETEROCHROMATIN PROTEIN 1: MLALGRAKRKEEKENVIVICTDRVICFPNSACQHLSLVVIKLQSPPAMAAGGGGGRAAKSTTKGKAKNKKRHNKKPLSQHHLVSLVATATSLAHSFLSQNDLLLLPSQTLTLETLLSSTSTSLSTLLCFPNPPPQPPLRPPPPPLECWFSRFLSATSASRNFDSRWSHTFRMSEHSFSILLSLLSPFLNSTIPSIPPNFVLAAAIYRLAHGASYKAVGRRFGLDSVEACRAFFAVCKAVSDKLGNLFEFRSDIARIVGGFGWISLPNCCGVLGFGRFGVGGEVLGPNGSLLVQALVDSEGRFLDVSAGWPSAMKLESIFRQTKLYLGVEESRDLLNGPVYELGNGKAIPQYILGDSCFPLLPWLLTPYIRSDEADSFGSLEKAFNSVHSRAMGLVDTAFGRVRARWQLLSRQWKEECVEFLPFVIVTGCLLHNFLIKCSEPMPDDNVKSLREEELPVFHGQVDESGERMRDVLAAHLSRVSLRR, from the coding sequence ATGCTTGCTTTAGGAAGGGCCaagaggaaagaagaaaaggaaaacgtCATAGTGATCTGCACTGACAGAGTTATATGCTTCCCAAACTCTGCGTGTCAACATCTCTCACTCGTAGTaatcaaacttcaaagtcCACCAGCAATGGCTGCCGGCGGCGGTGGCGGCAGAGCAGCTAAGAGCACCACCAAAGGCAAGGCCAAAAACAAGAAACGACACAACAAGAAGCCCCTCAGTCAACACCACCTCGTAAGTCTCGTAGCCACCGCCACCTCGCTGGCCCACTCCTTCCTCTCCCAAAACGACCTTCTCCTTCTGCCCtcccaaaccctaaccctagaaACCCTtctctcctccacctccacctccctCTCCACCCTCCTCTGCTTCCCGAACCCACCACCGCAACCACCACTACggccgccaccaccaccactagaATGCTGGTTCAGCCGCTTCCTCTCCGCTACCTCCGCCAGCAGAAACTTCGACTCACGGTGGTCCCACACCTTCCGCATGTCCGAACACTCCTTCTCcatcctcctctctctcctctccccatTTCTCAACTCCACAATCCCTTCAATTCCACCCAATTTCGTTCTCGCTGCTGCAATTTACCGTTTAGCTCACGGCGCGAGCTACAAGGCTGTGGGAAGGCGCTTCGGGCTCGACTCGGTGGAGGCCTGCCGAGCCTTTTTCGCCGTCTGTAAGGCGGTGAGCGATAAATTAGGTAACTTGTTCGAGTTCCGGTCTGATATAGCCCGGATTGTGGGGGGTTTCGGGTGGATTTCGCTGCCGAATTGTTgtggggttttggggtttgggAGGTTTGGGGTTGGTGGTGAAGTGTTGGGGCCAAATGGGTCTTTGTTGGTTCAGGCATTGGTGGACTCTGAGGGGAGGTTCCTTGATGTCTCGGCCGGATGGCCCAGCGCCATGAAACTCGAATCCATTTTCCGTCAGACTAAACTTTATTTGGGTGTAGAGGAATCTAGGGACTTGCTGAATGGTCCTGTTTATGAGCTTGGTAATGGCAAGGCCATTCCTCAATACATATTGGGGGACTCTTGCTTCCCTCTTTTACCATGGCTTTTAACACCTTATATAAGATCGGATGAGGCGGATAGCTTTGGTTCATTGGAGAAGGCGTTTAATTCGGTACATAGTCGCGCAATGGGGTTGGTTGACACCGCATTTGGGAGGGTTCGGGCTCGGTGGCAGCTTCTGTCTAGGCAGTGGAAGGAAGAGTGTGTCGAGTTTCTGCCATTCGTTATTGTTACAGGGTGTCTGCTGCATAATTTTCTCATCAAGTGTAGTGAGCCCATGCCAGATGACAATGTGAAGAGCTTAAGGGAGGAGGAGCTTCCTGTTTTCCATGGACAGGTGGATGAGAGTGGTGAGAGGATGAGGGATGTACTTGCCGCCCACCTGAGTCGGGTAAGCCTGAGAAGATGA
- the LOC117635965 gene encoding NEDD8 ultimate buster 1 encodes MAKLKIAGTWAGVLEVELEDWTVPMLREEVAKRSNCESNSINLICAGRVLKDGDGNEKLAQLGIKNNAKILASRVCAEEGKSLKEELLAEDERSRRLARVKAAATALAKRHADGSLPIEDFNIVLEDQSGKKVQLGSETDQRAIMMGLMLHTNGKQLIKRQNYKDALEVLAMGEEAFSLSDPKVIELVDNPPILQIDMVWCYFMLRDISWLSVAGVRLEKAREGIERAHGKDSSRVRLLQAGRFPELALYLRLELLEGVVAYHSGQFEKSRKVLASAQGKFTQLQVPDEALSLVMSMGFRERDAKRALRISNQDVSTAVDFLVEQKAKRAQKREEDIRRRDEIMEQKKYGTTPLKKAVDLQKLNQLVSIGFEKELAAEALRRNENDAEKALDDLTNPETNSSIQVYIESRKRKRQSQAVNTSVEALVGMGFERSRVVEAFQAAGGTMEQVLHQLLSENAGNPTNAASNNIPTDAANDIANSLVSMLNNNVDQNGEVGGPSTAGEVGDRDAEMEDELAGELAQGDALSDYDLEVTKEGEAINEYLALLDSAGK; translated from the exons ATGGCGAAGCTAAAGATTGCAGGGACATGGGCGGGTGTGCTGGAGGTTGAATTGGAGGATTGGACCGTACCCATGTTGAGAGAAGAGGTTGCAAAGCGATCAAACTGTGAGAGCAACTCAATCAATTTGATATGCGCAGGAAGAGTCTTGAAAGACGGCGATGGAAACGAGAAGTTGGCCCAATTGGGTATCAAGAACAACGCCAAGATTCTTGCTAGTCGGGTATGTGCTGAAGAGGGCAAGTCTTTGAAGGAGGAGTTGCTGGCTGAAGACGAACGCTCTCGCAGACTGGCTCGAGTCAA GGCAGCTGCCACTGCATTGGCCAAGAGACATGCAGATGGTTCATTGCCGATTGAAGACTTCAATATAGTACTTGAAGATCAAAGCGGAAAGAAAGTACAGTTGGGATCTGAGACTGATCAGCG GGCAATCATGATGGGCCTGATGCTTCATACAAATGGAAAACAACTaattaaaagacaaaattATAAAGATGCATTAGAAGTGCTTGCCATGGGAGAG GAGgctttctctctttctgaCCCGAAGGTTATAGAG CTTGTTGACAATCCTCCAATACTGCAAATCGATATGGTTTGGTGCTATTTCATGCTCCGAGACATCAGCTGGCTCTCAGTGGCAGGAGTTCGCCTTGAGAAAGCCAGAGAAGGAATTGAACGAGCTCATGGAAAGGACTCTTCTCGTGTCAGACTCCTTCAGGCAGGCCGCTTCCCAGAGCTTGCACT ATATTTGAGACTGGAGCTGCTGGAAGGGGTGGTGGCGTATCACAGTGGTCAGTTTGAGAAATCAAGGAAGGTGCTAGCTTCTGCACAAGGAAAATTCACCCAG CTACAGGTGCCAGATGAAGCCCTATCACTTGTTATGAGCATGGGGTTTAGAGAACGAGATGCAAAAAGGGCATTGCGGATTAGCAATCAAGATGTTTCTACTGCTGTTGATTTTCTTGTTGAGCAGAAGGCTAAGAGAGCCCAAAAACGGGAAGAAGATATTCGGCGACGAGATGAAATTAT GGAGCAAAAGAAGTATGGGACAACGCCTTTGAAGAAAGCTGTGGATCTCCAGAAATTGAATCAATTGGTCTCCATTGG GTTTGAGAAGGAGCTTGCTGCTGAAGCACTTAGAAGAAATGAGAATGACGCTGAGAAGGCATTGGATGATTTGACCAATCCAGAAACTAATTCCTCCATACAG GTATATATTGAGTCAAGGAAAAGGAAACGACAGAGCCAAGCAGTTAATACTTCAGTTGAAGCGCTTGTAGGCATGGGCTTCGAAAGATCAAGAG TAGTTGAAGCTTTTCAGGCTGCTGGGGGAACGATGGAGCAAGTATTGCATCAGTTGCTCTCAGAAAATGCAGGAAACCCCACAAATGCTGCTAGTAACAATATCCCGACTGACGCTGCTAATGACATTGCAAATTCTCTTGTTTCAATGCTGAATAATAACGTTGATCAAAATGGTGAAGTTGGAGGTCCATCAACTGCTGGTGAAGTAGGAGACCGTGATGCTGAGATGGAAGATGAACTTGCTGGAGAACTAGCGCAAGGAGATGCTTTATCGGACTATGACCTTGAAGTTACCAAAGAAGGTGAAGCCATAAACGAGTATTTGGCTCTGCTGGACTCGGCAGGCAAATAG
- the LOC117635968 gene encoding protein OS-9 homolog, translating to MKLVVFITQLYVLCHLVLADQIFPAHLGGTFSRSSREPKYKIEFHPEDSPFHPEDGQESVVMPNDNGQNFICYLPKVEEAKSGKQVLQHNISSVIVETEKRVKMKTPDELLEVLKEECFIRQEGWWSYEFCYQKRLRQIHLEDEKVVQEFILGIYDAEATAAVNQNLSDISRLKDPRSKDAYQRYHAHQYTNGTTCDLTDQQRATEVRFVCSEGIAMINSITEIATCKYAVTIQCPTLCKHPAFLAERPVWQAINCNVLPKDYKETKAEEESNIKQIV from the exons ATGAAGTTGGTAGTGTTTATTACTCAACTGTACGTTCTGTGCCACCTTGTCTTGGCCGATCAGATCTTCCCAGCTCACCTAG GTGGCACATTTAGTCGCAGCTCTCGTGAACCAAAATACAAGATTGAATTCCATCCTGAAGACTCACCTTTTCATCCT GAGGATGGTCAAGAGTCTGTGGTTATGCCAAATGACAATGGACAAAATTTTATATGTTACTTGCCTAAGGTGGAGGAAGCCAAGAGTGGGAAGCAAGTACTTCAGCATAATATAAGCAGCGTGATTGTGGAAACTGAGAAACGAGTTAAGATGAAGACACCAGATGAGCTGCTTGAAGTACTCAAGGAAGAATGCTTTATCAGA CAAGAGGGTTGGTGGTCATATGAGTTTTGCTATCAGAAGAGATTACGGCAAATTCATTTGGAAGATGAGAAG GTGGTTCAGGAATTTATTCTGGGTATATATGATGCAGAGGCCACTGCTGCTGTCAACCAGAATCTTTCTGACATATCTAGACTTAAAGATCCACGCTCAAAAGATGCATACCAAAG GTATCATGCTCACCAATATACAAATGGGACTACATGTGATCTTACAGACCAACAACGGGCGACTGAG GTGAGATTTGTGTGCTCAGAGGGCATAGCTATGATTAATTCAATTACAGAGATAGCCACTTGCAAGTATGCAGTTACAATTCAGTGCCCCACACTTTGCAAGCACCC AGCATTCCTGGCAGAGAGACCAGTATGGCAGGCCATTAACTGTAATGTGCTTCCCAAGGATTACAAGGAAACCAAAGCAGAGGAAGAATCTAATATCAAGCAGATAGTTTAG
- the LOC117636154 gene encoding protein PHOX1-like produces the protein MMRKQGGKKKKSAGEKSGDAPNQSKTGDNSPKAYDKDTAVFISMSQELKDEGNKLFQKRDHEGAMLKYEKALKLLPRNHIDVSYLRSNMAACYMQMGLSEYPKAINECNLALEVTPKYSKALLKRAKCYEALNRLDLALRDVGTVLSMEPNNIMATEVAERVKSVLEKKGLRVNDTVIELPPDYVEPTHALLPGKVMKLKNRKKKKCNKDEEKKADDNIEEKTEDKIEEKKALDIAEEVKSVQIAEEKKAVEIAEEKKAEVKVVVEEKISSPKEEVPKRSVKLVFGEDIRWAQLPVNCTLLQLREVVRDRFPSSRAVLIKYRDQEGDLVTITSNEELRWAEGSAESEGSVRLYVVEVNPEQDPFFEKLEIEAHKLDVQQNKVAENGSVVKQKDMKGSPCVEDWIIHFAQLFKNYAGIESDAYLDLHELGVKLYSEAMEETVTSEEAQDLFDIAGEKFQEMGALALFNWGNVHMARARKKVYFTEDSSKESIISNIQSAHDWAQKEYIEAGRRYEEALQIKPDFYEGYLALGQQQFEQAKLSWYYAISSNADLETWPSTEVLRLYNYAEDNMEKGMQLWEELEEQRLSELSSPSSVKSQLQKMGLDGIFRDISEHEAADQATSMRCQINLLWGTMLYERSIVEFKLGLPVWHECLEVAVEKFGLAGASPTDIAVMVKNHSSNDNALEGMGFKIDEIVQAWNEMHEAKKWQSGIPSFRLEPLLRRRASRIYYALDHA, from the exons ATGATGCGGAAGCAAggtggaaaaaagaagaagagtgcAGGAGAAAAATCAGGTGATGCTCCAAATCAAAGCAAAACTGGGGATAATAGCCCAAAAGCCTATGATAAGGACACAgcagttttcatttcaatgtCTCAAGAACTGAAGGACGAGGGGAACAAGTTGTTTCAGAAGAGGGACCATGAAGGAGCTATGTTGAAATATGAGAAGGCCCTCAAGTTGCTTCCACGAAATCATATCGATGTATCCTATCTTAGGAGTAACATGGCCGCCTGCTATATGCAGATGGGCCTGAGTGAGTACCCCAAGGCTATCAATGAGTGTAATTTGGCTCTTGAAGTCACACCTAAGTACAGTAAGGCGCTGTTGAAGCGGGCCAAGTGTTATGAGGCTTTGAATAGGTTGGATTTGGCTCTGAGAGATGTTGGTACTGTTTTGAGCATGGAGCCAAACAATATCATGGCAACAGAGGTTGCAGAAAGAGTGAAGAGTGTACTTGAGAAGAAGGGATTGAGGGTGAATGACACAGTAATTGAGCTGCCTCCAGATTATGTTGAACCAACTCATGCTTTACTACCAGGGAAagtaatgaaattgaagaatcggaaaaagaagaagtgcAACAAGGATGAAGAGAAGAAGGCTGACGACAATATTGAGGAGAAGACCGAGGACAAGATTGAGGAAAAGAAGGCTCTGGACATAGCTGAGGAAGTGAAGTCTGTGCAAATAGCTGAAGAAAAGAAGGCTGTGGAAATAGCTGAGGAAAAGAAGGCAGAGGTCAAGGTAGTTGTGGAGGAGAAAATCAGTAGTCCAAAGGAAGAAGTGCCTAAAAGAAGTGTGAAATTGGTATTTGGAGAGGATATAAGATGGGCTCAGTTGCCAGTTAATTGCACCCTCCTGCAACTGAGAGAGGTAGTCCGTGATCGGTTTCCTAGCTCAAGAGCAGTTCTCATCAAATATAGAGACCAAGAAGGTGATTTGGTTACAATCACTAGTAATGAAGAGCTGAGGTGGGCTGAAGGATCAGCAGAATCAGAAGGCTCTGTCAGGCTTTACGTAGTGGAAGTTAACCCTGAGCAGGATCCATTCTTTGAGAAACTGGAAATTGAAGCACACAAGCTTGATGTACAGCAAAATAAGGTAGCCGAGAATGGTAGCGTGGTAAAACAGAAGGATATGAAGGGGTCCCCTTGCGTTGAGGATTGGATAATCCATTTTGCTCAGCTGTTCAAGAACTATGCTGGGATTGAATCTGATGCATACTTGGATCTTCATGAACTTGGAGTGAAGCTTTATTCTGAGGCTATGGAGGAGACAGTTACAAGTGAAGAAGCCCAAGACCTTTTTGACATAGCAGGAGAGAAGTTTCAAGAAATGGGAGCTTTAGCATTGTTCAACTGGGGAAATGTTCACATGGCCAGGGCAAGGAAGAAGGTGTAtttcacagaagattcttcaAAGGAATCAATCATTTCAAATATCCAAAGTGCACATGATTGGGCACAAAAAGAATACATTGAAGCAGGAAGGAGATATGAAGAAGCGCTGCAGATAAAACCAGACTTCTATGAAGGCTATCTGGCCCTTGGGCAGCAGCAGTTTGAACAGGCAAAACTTTCTTGGTATTATGCAATTAGCAGCAATGCTGATTTGGAGACGTGGCCTTCGACAGAGGTTCTACGACTTTATAACTATGCTGAAGACAATATGGAAAAAGGCATGCAGCTGTGGGAGGAATTGGAAGAGCAGCGTCTTAGCGAACTCTCCAGTCCAAGTAGTGTTAAATCCCAGTTGCAGAAAATGGGTTTGGATGGAATTTTCAGAGACATATCAGAACATGAAGCTGCAGACCAGGCTACAAGCATGAGGTGTCAGATAAATCTCCTATGGGGCACCATGCTCTATGAGCGATCTATTGTGGAATTCAAATTAGGGCTACCTGTATGGCACGAATGTTTGGAAGTTGCAGTTGAAAAATTTGGACTTGCTGGGGCTTCTCCCACTGATATAGCTGTGATGGTTAAAAACCACTCTTCAAATGATAATGCATTGGAAG GTATGGGATTCAAAATTGATGAGATAGTACAAGCATGGAATGAGATGCATGAAGCGAAAAAGTGGCAGAGTGGAATTCCATCATTCAGGTTGGAGCCATTACTTCGAAGACGAGCTTCCCGAATTTATTATGCCTTGGATCATGCTTGA